From one Aedes aegypti strain LVP_AGWG unplaced genomic scaffold, AaegL5.0 Primary Assembly AGWG_AaegL5_hic_scaff_1156_PBJ_arrow, whole genome shotgun sequence genomic stretch:
- the LOC110680278 gene encoding uncharacterized protein LOC110680278 — protein MRSEGAAKHKENQQGKGSGTDNSTVEIYQERNREDDEEWTSDTVFLEPFDLEKSTKQHPVCIKKALKSVGVQNYTSISAVGKFRFKVTFQSAHEAKKLVEVNLKEENLKCYMPVTLKQTVGPIKGIPKSYTDEELKENLAKDVTILKVERMRIMDSNRNLKDTENVKIVCKGKDLPANVELYRCFFKVELYLFPIKQCKNCWAFGHRKEKCWRTTKCRECGENHAGGSCKRKSCVNCGGSHDPTDRQCPEKKKQIQINLTMQQEKMTYREARAKWNEQNQYELLSNEEEFPDIARLCTSETRPAPNTKRSGEQQKNRIINFCHQPRRRKYRTLTK, from the coding sequence ATGAGGAGCGAAGGAGCAGCGAAACACAAGGAAAACCAACAAGGGAAAGGAAGTGGAACGGATAACAGCACTGTAGAGATATACCAGGAAAGAAACAGAGAGGACGATGAGGAGTGGACCAGTGACACGGTGTTCCTCGAGCCATTTGACCTGGAAAAATCGACCAAGCAACACCCGGTGTGCATAAAGAAGGCGCTGAAAAGCGTTGGGGTGCAAAACTACACAAGCATCTCGGCAGTGGGAAAGTTTCGCTTCAAAGTCACCTTCCAATCGGCCCACGAAGCAAAGAAACTAGTAGAGGTAAACTTGAAGGAGGAAAACCTAAAATGCTACATGCCAGTCACCCTCAAACAGACTGTTGGGCCGATAAAAGGAATACCGAAATCATACACCGATGAGGAATTAAAAGAAAACCTGGCGAAGGACGTCACCATACTCAAGGTTGAGAGGATGCGGATTATGGACTCGAACAGAAACCTCAAGGATACGGAGAACGTGAAAATCGTGTGCAAGGGGAAAGACCTTCCAGCGAACGTGGAGCTCTACCGATGCTTCTTCAAGGTCGAGTTGTATCTGTTCCCAATTAAACAGTGCAAAAATTGCTGGGCCTTCGGACATCGCAAGGAAAAATGCTGGAGAACGACAAAATGCAGAGAATGCGGAGAAAACCATGCAGGTGGAAGCTGCAAAAGGAAGAGTTGCGTTAACTGCGGAGGATCGCACGATCCAACCGACAGACAGTGCCCCGAGAAAAAGAAGCAGATCCAAATCAACCTAACAATGCAGCAGGAAAAGATGACGTACAGAGAGGCCCGCGCGAAATGGAACGAGCAAAACCAATACGAATTGCTATCGAATGAGGAGGAATTCCCGGACATCGCCCGACTCTGCACAAGCGAAACCCGTCCGGCACCCAATACAAAACGATCAGGGGAACAACAAAAAAACCGGATCATCAACTTTTGCCATCAGCCTCGCAGACGAAAGTATCGTACGCTGACAAAGTAA